Proteins found in one Hypericibacter terrae genomic segment:
- a CDS encoding NUDIX hydrolase produces MTETIPLVRPVDAAGIVLLREGAHGGPEVLMGRRHGKAKFLPDIYVFPGGRVDPQDRLPSGFEEHLAPGVETALRRAAPRKRPATYLRAAIRETFEETGLLIGAPGPQPAHPPRADIWRQFAERGLAPRFEAFDFICRAITPRSSHRRYNSRFFLGDGAAAQGQLAGDGELVDLAWRPVEAMASMNLVDVTEYVLAEALRRWQRGHRPGAENPALFRYIKDVAKPRRG; encoded by the coding sequence GTGACCGAGACGATCCCTCTGGTCAGGCCGGTCGACGCGGCGGGCATCGTCCTGCTGCGCGAGGGCGCCCATGGCGGCCCCGAGGTGCTGATGGGACGCCGCCATGGCAAGGCGAAGTTCCTGCCCGACATCTATGTCTTCCCGGGCGGGCGCGTGGATCCGCAAGACCGGCTGCCCTCCGGCTTCGAGGAGCATCTGGCCCCGGGGGTCGAGACCGCGCTGCGCCGGGCGGCGCCGCGCAAGCGTCCCGCCACTTACCTGCGCGCCGCCATTCGCGAGACCTTCGAGGAGACGGGCCTGCTGATTGGGGCGCCCGGCCCGCAGCCCGCCCATCCGCCCAGGGCCGACATCTGGCGCCAGTTCGCCGAGCGCGGCCTGGCGCCCCGCTTCGAGGCGTTCGATTTCATCTGCCGGGCGATCACGCCCCGGAGCTCGCACCGGCGCTATAACAGCCGCTTCTTCCTGGGCGACGGGGCGGCGGCCCAGGGCCAGCTCGCCGGCGATGGCGAGCTCGTGGATCTGGCCTGGCGCCCGGTCGAGGCCATGGCGAGCATGAACCTGGTCGATGTGACCGAATATGTGCTGGCGGAGGCTCTCCGGCGCTGGCAGCGGGGCCACCGCCCGGGCGCCGAGAATCCCGCTTTGTTCCGCTATATCAAGGATGTAGCCAAGCCCCGCCGGGGCTAG
- the rpmG gene encoding 50S ribosomal protein L33 yields MAKSSTILIKLVSTADTGFYYVTKKNPRTKTEKLEFKKYDPVARKHVAFKEYKIK; encoded by the coding sequence ATGGCCAAGAGCAGCACGATCCTCATCAAATTGGTCAGCACGGCCGACACCGGCTTCTATTACGTGACCAAGAAGAACCCGCGCACGAAGACCGAGAAGCTCGAGTTCAAGAAGTACGATCCGGTCGCGCGCAAGCATGTCGCGTTCAAGGAATACAAGATCAAGTAG
- a CDS encoding helix-turn-helix domain-containing protein: MQIRPLKNEADYDAALKEIERYFEKEPVPGSREGDRFDLLALVIGDYENRHWPIDPPDPVAAIEFAMEQRGVTRAQLEPILGSRARVSEILARKRHLTLPMIWRLHRTLKIPAEALIGPYALASSPRRTRAAAPSVARKRSRRSAPRA; the protein is encoded by the coding sequence ATGCAGATCCGTCCGCTCAAGAATGAAGCCGACTACGACGCCGCGCTGAAGGAGATCGAGCGCTACTTCGAGAAGGAGCCGGTACCGGGATCACGCGAAGGCGATCGCTTCGATCTCCTTGCGTTGGTGATCGGCGATTATGAGAACCGGCACTGGCCGATCGATCCGCCCGACCCCGTCGCCGCCATCGAATTTGCCATGGAACAACGCGGCGTGACGCGTGCGCAGCTCGAGCCAATTCTGGGATCGAGAGCGCGCGTCTCCGAGATTCTGGCGCGCAAGCGGCATCTCACTTTGCCCATGATCTGGCGCCTGCATCGTACATTGAAGATTCCAGCCGAGGCGTTGATCGGCCCCTACGCGCTTGCCTCGTCGCCCCGACGGACCAGGGCCGCAGCGCCTAGCGTGGCACGCAAGCGGTCGCGACGATCGGCACCACGAGCCTAG
- a CDS encoding S41 family peptidase, translated as MGGRLINSAPRLLPLAALMTMLALAACGSTDGPGTATGDRDETRDMFVTGLNDIDAVYIDRINLGDVTVEGLKRLDAFDPAIGLRRNSTEVELDIDGQESVRFDAPSAYDATDWGELAARYVETAKLHSAKLALTPPEKIYEAVFDGMVSKLDGFSRYSSAADADENRASRDGFGGIGVKVAVADSRVRIISVMNYTPAQRAGLQTDDIILAIDGQDVAGLDQHQVVDKLRGPVDSRVELKLLKADTTVPTTILLSRAHVVPETVVYHPEGNVAYFHIYGFNSDTSESLEREISHAKSEIGAANITGYVLDLRSNPGGLLDEAVAVSDVFMQKGRIVSTHGRHPDSHQYFEATAGDLADGRPIVVLVNGNSASASEIVAAALQDSGRAVVIGSNSYGKGTVQTVLRLPNSGELTLTWARFHAPSGYTLNKLGVLPSICTNGHSPSELMTELEHNELRAIPVAERNALKPTDTAEMDKLRKTCPQVKSEPATDVEMALDLIHKPLLYTRAVALGESPSPADAAEAAAVTQAP; from the coding sequence ATGGGTGGGAGACTGATCAACAGCGCGCCGCGGCTCCTGCCGCTGGCAGCGCTCATGACGATGTTGGCTCTCGCGGCCTGCGGCAGCACGGACGGCCCGGGCACGGCCACCGGCGACCGTGACGAGACCCGCGACATGTTCGTGACGGGCCTGAACGACATCGACGCCGTCTATATCGACCGCATCAATCTGGGCGACGTCACCGTCGAGGGCTTGAAGCGCCTCGATGCCTTCGATCCGGCGATCGGCCTGCGGCGCAACAGCACCGAGGTCGAGCTCGACATCGACGGCCAGGAATCGGTTCGCTTCGATGCGCCCTCCGCCTATGACGCGACCGACTGGGGCGAGCTCGCCGCCCGCTATGTCGAGACCGCGAAGCTCCATTCGGCGAAACTGGCCCTGACCCCGCCCGAGAAGATCTACGAGGCGGTGTTCGACGGCATGGTCTCGAAGCTCGACGGCTTCTCGCGCTATTCGAGCGCGGCCGACGCCGACGAGAACCGCGCCTCGCGCGACGGCTTCGGCGGGATCGGGGTGAAGGTCGCGGTCGCCGACAGCCGCGTGCGCATCATCTCGGTCATGAACTACACGCCGGCCCAGCGCGCCGGCCTGCAGACCGACGACATCATCCTCGCGATCGACGGGCAGGATGTGGCGGGGCTCGACCAGCACCAGGTGGTGGACAAGCTGCGCGGGCCCGTGGACAGCCGCGTCGAGCTGAAGCTGCTGAAGGCCGACACCACCGTACCGACGACGATCCTGCTGTCGCGCGCCCATGTGGTGCCGGAGACGGTGGTCTATCACCCCGAAGGCAACGTCGCCTATTTCCATATCTACGGCTTCAATTCCGACACCTCCGAAAGCCTGGAGCGCGAGATCTCCCATGCGAAGTCGGAGATCGGCGCCGCCAACATCACCGGCTATGTGCTGGACCTGCGCAGCAATCCGGGCGGGCTCCTGGACGAAGCGGTCGCGGTCTCCGACGTCTTCATGCAGAAGGGCCGCATCGTCTCGACCCATGGCCGCCATCCCGACAGCCATCAGTATTTCGAAGCGACCGCGGGCGACCTCGCCGACGGCCGGCCGATCGTGGTGCTGGTCAATGGCAACTCCGCCTCGGCCTCGGAAATCGTGGCGGCGGCGCTGCAGGACAGCGGCCGCGCGGTCGTGATCGGCAGCAACTCCTACGGCAAGGGAACGGTGCAGACGGTGCTGCGCCTGCCCAACAGCGGCGAGCTGACCCTCACCTGGGCGCGCTTCCATGCGCCCTCGGGCTATACCTTGAACAAGCTCGGCGTGTTGCCGTCGATCTGCACCAACGGCCACAGCCCGTCGGAGCTGATGACCGAGCTCGAGCATAACGAGCTGCGGGCCATCCCCGTGGCCGAGCGCAACGCGCTGAAACCCACCGACACGGCCGAGATGGACAAGCTGCGCAAGACCTGCCCGCAGGTGAAGTCGGAACCCGCGACCGATGTCGAGATGGCGCTGGACCTGATCCACAAGCCGCTGCTCTACACCCGTGCGGTGGCGTTGGGCGAGTCACCCTCGCCGGCCGATGCCGCCGAAGCCGCCGCCGTCACGCAGGCTCCATAG
- a CDS encoding type II toxin-antitoxin system HigB family toxin, which translates to MQIIARRTLKQFWAKHPQAEAPLRSWYAVVAKSSWKGSADIKARYGTADFVSDNRVIFDIGGNKYRLVVHVSYTYQRVLVKFIGTHADYDDIDPRTV; encoded by the coding sequence ATGCAGATCATCGCCCGCCGGACCTTGAAACAGTTCTGGGCGAAGCATCCCCAAGCCGAGGCTCCGCTGCGCAGCTGGTACGCCGTCGTCGCCAAATCCTCGTGGAAGGGGTCTGCCGACATCAAGGCCCGTTACGGGACGGCCGATTTCGTCAGCGACAACCGGGTGATCTTCGACATCGGCGGGAACAAATACCGGCTGGTCGTGCATGTCTCCTACACCTACCAGCGCGTTCTGGTGAAGTTCATCGGCACTCACGCAGACTATGACGACATCGACCCGAGGACCGTCTGA
- a CDS encoding helix-turn-helix domain-containing protein, which translates to MSVTAGSGNVFADLGLTEPEEELAKAQLAHHIWRIIKHRRLTQKAAAALMEIDQPTVSALLNGRLRNLSSQQLMRLLTALELDTAITATAAAGHRPKAG; encoded by the coding sequence ATGTCCGTGACCGCCGGCAGCGGCAATGTGTTCGCCGATCTGGGTCTTACCGAACCCGAAGAGGAACTCGCCAAGGCACAATTGGCGCACCATATATGGCGCATCATCAAGCATCGCCGCCTGACTCAAAAGGCTGCTGCCGCGCTCATGGAGATCGATCAACCGACGGTCTCCGCTCTGCTCAATGGCCGGCTGAGGAATTTGTCCAGTCAGCAACTGATGCGCCTGTTGACGGCCCTGGAACTGGATACGGCGATCACGGCCACCGCAGCGGCAGGTCACCGACCGAAAGCCGGATAG